In Bradyrhizobium sp. CCBAU 051011, the following are encoded in one genomic region:
- the aroQ gene encoding type II 3-dehydroquinate dehydratase has protein sequence MAQGTAAATIYVLNGPNLNMLGIREPETYGHATLADVEKLCVETAAQFGLKADCRQSNREGELIEFIHDAHAKKAAGIIINAGGYSHTSIALHDALVAVKIPTVEVHISNIHARESFRHHSFTAMAAFASLCGFGIDGYRLAINGLAAKIGAKANT, from the coding sequence ATGGCCCAAGGAACCGCTGCCGCGACGATCTATGTGCTCAACGGCCCGAACCTCAACATGCTGGGGATTCGCGAGCCCGAAACCTACGGCCATGCGACGCTCGCCGATGTCGAAAAACTGTGCGTGGAAACGGCAGCACAGTTCGGCCTGAAGGCCGATTGCCGCCAATCCAACCGCGAGGGTGAGCTGATCGAGTTTATCCACGACGCGCACGCCAAGAAGGCAGCCGGCATCATCATCAACGCCGGCGGCTATTCGCACACCTCGATCGCGCTGCACGACGCGCTGGTCGCGGTGAAGATCCCGACGGTCGAAGTGCACATCAGCAACATCCACGCCCGCGAGAGCTTCCGTCACCACTCCTTCACGGCCATGGCCGCCTTCGCCTCGCTCTGCGGCTTCGGCATCGACGGCTACCGACTCGCAATCAATGGCCTGGCCGCCAAAATCGGCGCCAAGGCGAACACCTGA
- the accC gene encoding acetyl-CoA carboxylase biotin carboxylase subunit — MFDKILIANRGEIALRVLRACKELGISTVAVHSTADADAMHVRLADESVCIGPPPSKDSYLNVPALLAACEITGADAVHPGYGFLSENARFAEILADHNLHFIGPKAEHIRLMGDKIEAKKTAKRLGIPVVPGSDGAVSSDDDALAIGKAIGFPVLVKAAAGGGGRGMKVAHTADDLMLALSTASNEAKSAFGDASVYLEKYLQKPRHIEIQILGDGRGGAIHLGERDCSLQRRHQKVWEEGPSPVLAAAARAKIGETCAKAMRDMKYLGVGTIEFLYEDGEFYFIEMNTRIQVEHPVTESITDIDLVLEQIRIAAGGDLPAKQEEIAIIGHAIECRVNAENPQTFRPSPGKITQFHPPGGLGVRIDSAVYQGYVIPPYYDSLVGKLIVHGKTRAECLMRLRRALDEMVVDGIETTLPLFRSLVREADIINGDYHIHWLEQYLAGKPVDGKAS; from the coding sequence ATGTTCGATAAGATTCTGATAGCCAATCGCGGCGAGATCGCCCTGCGCGTGCTGCGCGCGTGCAAGGAGCTCGGCATCTCCACCGTTGCCGTGCATTCCACCGCCGACGCCGATGCCATGCATGTGCGGCTCGCCGACGAGAGCGTCTGCATCGGGCCGCCGCCCTCCAAGGACTCCTATCTCAACGTCCCGGCGCTGCTCGCGGCCTGCGAGATCACCGGAGCGGACGCCGTGCATCCCGGGTACGGATTCCTGTCCGAGAACGCCCGCTTCGCTGAAATTCTCGCCGATCACAATCTGCATTTCATCGGCCCGAAGGCCGAACACATCCGCCTGATGGGCGACAAGATCGAGGCCAAGAAGACCGCCAAGCGCCTCGGCATTCCGGTGGTGCCCGGCTCCGACGGCGCGGTCTCGTCCGATGACGACGCCCTGGCAATCGGCAAGGCGATCGGCTTCCCCGTGCTGGTCAAGGCGGCGGCCGGCGGCGGCGGGCGCGGCATGAAGGTGGCGCACACCGCTGACGACCTGATGCTGGCGCTCTCGACCGCATCCAACGAGGCCAAGTCGGCGTTCGGTGACGCTTCCGTCTATCTGGAAAAATACCTGCAGAAGCCGCGCCATATCGAGATCCAGATTCTCGGCGACGGCCGCGGCGGCGCGATCCATCTCGGCGAGCGCGACTGCTCGCTGCAGCGCCGTCACCAGAAGGTCTGGGAAGAAGGCCCCTCGCCGGTTCTCGCCGCCGCCGCCCGCGCCAAGATCGGCGAGACCTGCGCCAAGGCGATGCGGGACATGAAATATCTCGGCGTCGGCACCATCGAATTCCTCTACGAGGACGGCGAGTTCTATTTCATCGAGATGAACACCCGCATCCAGGTCGAACATCCCGTGACCGAGAGCATTACCGACATCGACCTGGTGCTGGAGCAGATCCGCATCGCCGCCGGCGGCGACCTGCCCGCCAAGCAGGAAGAGATCGCCATCATCGGCCATGCCATCGAATGCCGCGTCAATGCGGAAAACCCGCAGACCTTCCGCCCCTCGCCCGGCAAGATCACGCAATTCCACCCGCCCGGCGGGCTCGGCGTGCGGATCGATTCCGCCGTTTATCAGGGCTACGTCATTCCGCCCTATTATGATTCCCTGGTCGGCAAGCTGATCGTGCACGGCAAGACCCGCGCCGAATGCCTGATGCGTCTGCGCCGGGCGCTCGACGAGATGGTGGTTGACGGCATCGAGACCACCCTGCCGCTGTTCCGGTCCCTGGTCCGGGAAGCCGATATCATCAACGGCGACTACCACATTCACTGGCTTGAGCAATACCTCGCCGGCAAGCCGGTGGACGGCAAAGCCTCCTGA
- a CDS encoding sensor histidine kinase — protein sequence MKPATPTLLYIDDDAGLARLVDRGLTRAGFKVIHAAGGEEGLARLAQGGIDVIALDQYMPGLDGLETLERIMAIADAPPVVFVTAAQDSAIAVTALKAGAADYLVKDTQGDFIPLLQVAVNGALRQAELQRARDEAEAEVHASRDRYAALAAEREVLLREVNHRVGNSLQIIASLLHLQANSATQDDVKAALTNAMGRVAAVAQVHRRLYTSHDLKSVLLNQYLEALLEDLRRSAEGNRMSRLTLKAEPIEIDPDRAVAIGIIVNELVMNAVKYAYPDGAGPIHVELKADGEDLVVSIADDGVGLNAKADPRSTGMGQRIVSAMAAKLDASAERDPNHHGTRIVLRFRRVPATPAAKQTNAAAG from the coding sequence ATGAAACCTGCGACGCCGACATTGCTGTATATCGACGACGATGCCGGCCTCGCCCGGCTGGTCGACCGCGGCCTGACGCGGGCCGGCTTCAAGGTCATCCACGCTGCAGGCGGAGAAGAAGGACTCGCGCGGCTGGCGCAGGGCGGCATCGATGTGATCGCGCTCGACCAGTACATGCCGGGTCTCGACGGCCTCGAAACGCTGGAACGGATCATGGCGATCGCGGACGCCCCACCCGTGGTGTTCGTCACGGCCGCACAGGATTCGGCGATCGCCGTCACGGCGCTGAAGGCCGGCGCCGCCGACTATCTCGTCAAGGATACGCAGGGTGATTTCATTCCGCTGCTTCAGGTTGCCGTCAATGGCGCGCTGCGGCAGGCGGAGCTGCAGCGCGCCCGCGACGAGGCCGAAGCCGAGGTTCACGCCTCGCGCGACCGTTATGCGGCGCTCGCCGCCGAGCGCGAAGTGCTGCTGCGCGAAGTCAACCACCGCGTCGGCAACTCCCTGCAGATCATCGCCTCGCTGTTGCACCTGCAGGCCAATTCGGCCACCCAGGACGATGTCAAGGCGGCGCTGACCAATGCGATGGGCCGCGTCGCGGCGGTAGCCCAGGTGCACCGCCGCCTCTACACTTCGCATGACCTCAAGAGCGTGCTCTTGAATCAGTATCTCGAAGCCCTGCTGGAAGACCTCCGCCGTTCGGCCGAGGGCAACAGGATGTCACGGCTGACGCTCAAGGCCGAACCGATCGAGATCGACCCGGACCGCGCCGTGGCGATCGGCATCATTGTCAACGAATTGGTGATGAACGCCGTCAAATACGCCTATCCCGACGGCGCCGGTCCCATTCACGTCGAGCTCAAGGCCGACGGCGAAGATCTCGTGGTCTCGATTGCGGACGACGGCGTCGGTCTCAACGCCAAGGCGGACCCGCGCTCCACCGGGATGGGACAACGCATCGTCAGCGCGATGGCCGCCAAGCTGGACGCCAGCGCCGAGCGCGATCCCAACCATCACGGCACACGGATCGTGCTGCGCTTCCGGCGAGTCCCGGCAACGCCGGCCGCGAAACAGACCAACGCCGCGGCGGGTTAA
- a CDS encoding DUF1236 domain-containing protein, with the protein MSNRFLITVATAALIAGTGFANAQGTGTGRDTGAGSTAQQSAPSSERGGASSGTMQRDPGGASDMKGAQSEPKSKGPEKNQRADDQMKGGKDMKAEGKEDRGGKAEKGQTTGQGAGPGTQRDQSTQRDQTTTQDRDKSMQKGDQKAGQQDRQQDRTQTQTQGGAAGQTTTGQAGAGAKLSTEQRTQITSVIKEQRVQPVTNVNFSVSVGTRVPRDVHFHTLPERVVTIYPEWRRYKFILVKEQIVIVDPNTFEIVAILEA; encoded by the coding sequence ATGAGTAATCGCTTTCTGATTACGGTCGCGACAGCGGCTCTGATCGCCGGAACCGGCTTTGCGAATGCGCAAGGTACCGGCACGGGGCGCGACACCGGGGCCGGTTCCACGGCGCAGCAGAGCGCGCCTTCTTCTGAGCGCGGCGGCGCCTCGTCAGGCACCATGCAGCGCGATCCCGGCGGCGCGTCCGATATGAAGGGTGCGCAGTCCGAGCCGAAGTCGAAGGGCCCTGAAAAGAACCAGCGCGCCGACGACCAGATGAAGGGCGGCAAGGACATGAAGGCCGAGGGCAAGGAGGACCGCGGCGGCAAGGCCGAAAAGGGCCAGACGACTGGTCAGGGCGCCGGCCCAGGCACGCAGCGTGATCAGAGCACCCAGCGTGACCAGACCACGACCCAGGACCGCGACAAGAGCATGCAGAAGGGTGACCAGAAGGCCGGTCAGCAGGACCGCCAGCAGGATCGCACCCAGACCCAGACGCAGGGTGGAGCCGCGGGCCAGACCACGACGGGTCAGGCCGGCGCCGGCGCGAAGCTCTCAACCGAGCAGCGCACCCAGATCACCAGCGTGATCAAGGAGCAGCGCGTTCAGCCGGTAACGAACGTGAACTTCTCGGTTTCGGTTGGCACCCGCGTGCCGCGCGACGTGCACTTCCACACGTTGCCGGAGCGAGTGGTGACGATCTATCCGGAATGGCGCAGGTATAAGTTCATCCTCGTCAAGGAGCAGATCGTGATCGTGGATCCGAACACGTTCGAGATCGTGGCGATTCTGGAAGCCTAA
- a CDS encoding YadA-like family protein, whose amino-acid sequence MTNRLKPTCIRTPARLLVSGVVTGSTLRCLAAAAGTTVAGISPAFAVCYSSGAGFTGSCNASGTTGFATAVGQATIADGASATAYGAAAWANGENATATGYASEANGDGATATGAGSYASGDNATATGRGSFAIGASATATGQASTAAGAFATATGRQSFANGGFATATGALANASGAGATAYGQNSRAYGASATATGQNSIADGATASAFGQSSNATGDATTAIGQASIASATGATAVGASAQATATGAVAVGNNSAATGTNATAIGPNAAATFANSTAIGNGATATAANQISIGTASNTYRMSGITSAASLAAQSGPTSIVTTDANGNLAAAPFSAQDISGLQTNVSVLQGNVATLQTQMRQAFEGTAIAIAMGGSALPSDKKFAISTNWGTFRGQNAMSLGAQMRLNEYVVLNGGVAAGFAQGGVGGRAGVTVAW is encoded by the coding sequence ATGACGAACAGATTGAAACCAACGTGCATCCGGACGCCCGCGCGGCTTCTCGTGAGCGGCGTGGTGACGGGCAGCACCCTGCGCTGCCTTGCCGCGGCGGCCGGCACGACGGTAGCGGGAATCTCGCCCGCCTTCGCTGTTTGCTACTCCAGCGGCGCAGGTTTCACCGGATCGTGTAACGCCTCAGGGACAACCGGCTTCGCCACGGCAGTCGGCCAAGCGACGATCGCGGATGGCGCCAGCGCTACTGCCTACGGCGCTGCAGCCTGGGCGAACGGCGAAAACGCGACCGCGACCGGTTACGCCAGCGAAGCGAACGGCGACGGTGCGACCGCGACTGGCGCGGGCAGCTACGCGAGCGGCGACAACGCGACCGCGACCGGCAGGGGCAGCTTTGCGATCGGCGCTAGCGCCACCGCGACTGGCCAAGCCAGCACAGCGGCCGGCGCGTTCGCGACCGCAACGGGCCGGCAGAGCTTCGCGAATGGCGGGTTCGCGACCGCGACGGGTGCTCTCGCGAATGCGAGCGGCGCCGGCGCGACCGCGTACGGGCAGAACAGCCGCGCATACGGCGCTAGTGCCACCGCGACAGGCCAAAACAGCATCGCTGACGGCGCCACCGCGAGCGCCTTTGGCCAGAGCAGCAATGCCACCGGGGACGCCACCACCGCCATCGGCCAAGCCAGCATCGCGAGTGCCACCGGCGCAACCGCTGTCGGTGCCAGCGCACAGGCGACCGCGACCGGTGCGGTCGCGGTCGGCAACAATTCGGCCGCGACCGGAACTAACGCAACCGCCATAGGCCCGAACGCCGCGGCCACATTCGCCAATTCGACGGCCATCGGCAACGGCGCGACCGCGACCGCGGCCAATCAGATATCGATCGGCACCGCATCGAATACCTACCGCATGTCGGGCATCACGTCGGCGGCAAGTCTCGCGGCGCAATCCGGCCCGACTTCGATTGTCACCACCGATGCCAATGGCAATCTCGCCGCCGCTCCTTTCAGCGCACAGGATATCTCCGGTCTCCAAACCAACGTGTCCGTGCTCCAAGGCAACGTCGCGACGTTGCAGACGCAGATGCGGCAGGCCTTCGAGGGAACGGCGATCGCCATCGCCATGGGCGGCTCTGCGCTGCCATCGGACAAGAAGTTCGCGATCTCGACGAATTGGGGCACCTTCCGCGGGCAGAACGCCATGAGCCTCGGCGCGCAGATGCGGTTGAACGAATACGTTGTCCTCAACGGCGGCGTCGCCGCAGGCTTTGCGCAAGGCGGCGTCGGCGGACGTGCCGGAGTAACCGTCGCATGGTGA
- a CDS encoding response regulator: MSNPVTIIMIEDDEGHARLIERNIRRSGVNNEIIPFTSGTAALNYLFGSDGTGLNHKGSALLILLDLNLPDTTGIDILKRVKENKYLKTTPVVVLTTTDDSHEIKRCYDLGCNVYITKPVNYESFANAIRQLGLFFSVIQVPPAAI; the protein is encoded by the coding sequence ATGAGTAATCCAGTCACCATCATCATGATCGAGGACGATGAGGGCCATGCCCGCCTGATCGAGCGGAATATACGCCGATCCGGTGTCAACAATGAGATAATTCCGTTCACCAGCGGTACAGCCGCGCTGAACTATCTGTTCGGCTCGGACGGGACGGGCCTGAATCACAAAGGCAGCGCGCTCCTGATCCTGCTCGATCTCAATTTGCCCGACACGACGGGCATCGACATTCTGAAGCGGGTCAAGGAAAACAAGTATCTCAAGACCACCCCGGTCGTGGTGTTGACCACCACCGACGATTCTCATGAGATCAAGCGCTGTTACGACCTCGGTTGCAACGTCTACATTACCAAGCCCGTGAACTACGAAAGCTTCGCCAACGCCATTCGCCAGCTCGGTCTGTTCTTTTCCGTCATTCAGGTCCCTCCGGCAGCCATATGA
- the accB gene encoding acetyl-CoA carboxylase biotin carboxyl carrier protein: protein MARQPDNKSADTSAANLQSDDSALIRELALLLDETSLTEIEIERAGLRLRVARNVTVSAAMPANFQPMAAAAAGVSAAPTAGADLAKHPGVVPSPMVGTAYWAPEPGAKPFIDVGTKVSAGQTLLIIEAMKTMNQIPSPRAGTVTQILVEDGQPVEFGEPLVIIE from the coding sequence ATGGCCCGCCAGCCCGACAACAAGTCAGCGGATACATCAGCCGCCAATCTGCAGAGCGACGACAGCGCGCTCATTCGCGAACTCGCGCTCTTGCTGGATGAGACCAGCCTGACCGAGATTGAAATCGAGCGCGCCGGCCTGCGGCTGCGCGTCGCGCGCAACGTCACCGTGTCAGCCGCGATGCCGGCAAACTTCCAACCCATGGCGGCCGCGGCAGCAGGCGTCTCCGCCGCACCGACCGCGGGCGCCGATCTGGCCAAGCATCCGGGCGTAGTCCCCTCGCCGATGGTCGGCACCGCCTATTGGGCGCCTGAGCCCGGCGCCAAGCCGTTCATCGATGTCGGCACCAAGGTATCGGCCGGCCAGACTCTTCTGATCATCGAAGCGATGAAGACGATGAACCAGATCCCATCGCCGCGCGCAGGCACGGTGACGCAAATTCTCGTCGAAGACGGCCAGCCGGTCGAATTCGGCGAGCCGCTCGTGATCATTGAATAA
- a CDS encoding DsbA family protein: protein MPSFRFLIPALFAVALCGTPLAASAQSFTDTQRRDIEAVIRNYLIAHPEVLEEAMAELSKRQAAAEAAKHEAGVANNAEAIFNSPRNVTLGNKDGDVTFVEFFDYNCGYCKRAMLDMMELMKADPKLKVVLKEFPVLSAGSVEAAQVGVAVRMQDPTGKKYLDYHQKLLTGRGAADKARAMAVAKEVGLDMAKLEKDLSSAEVRNTLEENFKLAEAMGMNGTPSYVIGKQVVIGAVGVEALREKINNARCGKATC from the coding sequence ATGCCCTCGTTCCGTTTTCTCATTCCCGCATTGTTCGCTGTGGCGCTCTGCGGCACGCCGTTGGCGGCTTCCGCGCAGAGCTTCACCGACACCCAGCGCCGCGACATCGAGGCCGTCATCCGCAATTACCTGATCGCGCATCCCGAGGTGCTCGAAGAGGCGATGGCTGAGTTGAGCAAACGTCAGGCCGCGGCGGAAGCCGCCAAGCACGAAGCCGGTGTCGCCAACAATGCCGAGGCGATCTTCAATTCACCGCGCAACGTCACGCTCGGCAACAAGGACGGCGACGTCACCTTCGTCGAGTTTTTCGATTACAATTGCGGCTACTGCAAGCGCGCGATGCTGGACATGATGGAACTAATGAAGGCCGACCCGAAGCTGAAGGTCGTGCTCAAGGAATTTCCGGTCTTGAGTGCCGGTTCGGTCGAGGCCGCGCAGGTCGGCGTCGCCGTGCGGATGCAGGATCCGACCGGCAAGAAATATCTCGACTATCATCAGAAGCTGCTGACCGGCCGCGGCGCCGCCGACAAGGCGCGCGCGATGGCCGTTGCCAAGGAAGTCGGCCTCGACATGGCAAAGCTGGAGAAGGACCTGTCGAGCGCCGAAGTCCGCAACACGCTCGAGGAAAATTTCAAGCTCGCCGAGGCAATGGGCATGAACGGCACACCGAGCTATGTAATCGGCAAGCAGGTCGTGATCGGCGCTGTCGGCGTTGAAGCCCTGCGCGAAAAGATCAACAATGCCCGTTGCGGCAAGGCGACCTGCTGA
- a CDS encoding helix-turn-helix transcriptional regulator, whose product MDSAGLALTEMFYQAALEPGIWPAALDGLNRRLDAEHSFLVIDHDSGVEAPLIAMAGIDEADVARLLSPDAARMLIPFMDRVSPAQAPGTALTGDQLMADPEFEQTEFYNEILRPMNRYYGLTVWGGSQNPWLQVATCRTRSGGPFLQPEARALEQLFPHLTRAQQLYRRLRIGDDRAAGLTAVIERLADAAIVLDASGRLLIVNTRARQILNQRDGLAQAAGALQAATAATTDRLQNAIAQAATSAEDHGRRLSVPRPSRRLPLLLDVMPIWRLGVPEPGMRSPRVIIFIKEPDAPPQIDERALIETFGLTPRECEIVCLLAGGLSVTSIAARLEIQASTVRQNLKSAFGKTGMHNQAALVALVRNFGR is encoded by the coding sequence GTGGATTCGGCAGGGCTCGCACTCACCGAGATGTTCTACCAGGCAGCGCTGGAGCCGGGCATCTGGCCGGCGGCCCTCGATGGCTTGAACCGGCGGCTGGATGCCGAGCACAGCTTTCTTGTCATAGACCATGACTCGGGTGTCGAGGCGCCACTGATCGCAATGGCCGGAATCGACGAGGCCGATGTCGCACGCTTGCTGTCGCCGGACGCTGCTCGCATGTTGATACCGTTCATGGACCGGGTATCTCCCGCACAAGCGCCGGGCACCGCTTTGACCGGTGACCAGTTGATGGCCGACCCTGAGTTCGAGCAAACCGAATTCTATAACGAAATCCTTCGGCCTATGAACAGATACTACGGCCTGACGGTATGGGGCGGTTCGCAGAACCCATGGCTTCAGGTCGCCACCTGCCGCACCCGGTCAGGGGGCCCCTTTCTGCAGCCCGAGGCGCGCGCACTGGAGCAACTGTTTCCCCATCTGACGCGCGCCCAACAGTTGTACCGGAGGCTGCGCATCGGGGATGACCGGGCGGCGGGACTGACGGCCGTGATTGAACGGCTCGCCGATGCCGCGATCGTACTTGACGCGTCGGGCCGTCTGCTCATTGTCAACACGCGTGCACGCCAGATCCTCAATCAACGAGACGGGCTCGCTCAAGCTGCAGGCGCATTGCAGGCCGCGACCGCGGCCACGACCGACCGGCTCCAGAATGCCATCGCACAGGCTGCCACGTCCGCAGAAGATCACGGACGGCGCCTGAGTGTGCCGCGCCCCAGCCGCCGATTGCCGCTGCTGCTCGATGTCATGCCGATCTGGCGGCTTGGTGTTCCCGAGCCCGGGATGCGCTCACCGCGCGTAATCATCTTCATCAAAGAGCCGGACGCGCCGCCGCAGATCGACGAAAGGGCGCTCATCGAGACCTTCGGGCTCACGCCGCGCGAATGCGAGATCGTCTGCCTGCTGGCGGGCGGGCTGAGTGTGACGTCGATCGCCGCCCGCCTGGAAATTCAAGCCAGCACTGTGCGGCAGAATCTGAAAAGCGCTTTCGGCAAGACCGGCATGCATAATCAGGCCGCATTGGTAGCGCTGGTCCGCAACTTCGGACGTTAA
- a CDS encoding CHASE3 domain-containing protein: MTADAQRKRAVGHILLLAAGLLVLTVISAGSVHLVNMAREDARRVLHTLEVENQISLVQLQLRRAESAQRGYLATLRPDFQADFEQAMTALAPALTRLSQLISDNPVQRRLINEMMPLYDQRVEEFRTTMELARSQRMSDAAKIVREGIGRDTMKHIEDLAVRMRTEEDRLFVERTTNADHSQTLAASITGIGSGLVVVLAGIAIFLVRRSSHARDQADARLRDSHLNLEATIDERTADLREANDEIQRFAYIVSHDLRSPLVNIMGFTSELEELRGDIFRRIAALSRAQSEAPPAPENATDTAEPVLEGSDKQLSEDFSEALGFIKSSISKMDRLISAILNLTREGRREFEPVWIDTRELIEAIVTTVAHQAAEAQAEIRIDALPNIVSDRLALEQIFSNLIDNALKYLKTGVPGEISVRGRTKLGFAIFEISDNGRGIDPKDHQRIFDLFRRAGTQDKPGQGIGLAHVRALVRRLGGTMSVASELNQGSTFTITLPINWSANRNTRP; encoded by the coding sequence GTGACCGCTGACGCCCAGCGAAAGCGCGCCGTGGGCCACATCCTGCTGCTTGCGGCGGGGCTTTTGGTCTTGACCGTCATCAGCGCGGGCTCGGTCCATCTCGTGAACATGGCTCGCGAGGATGCACGCAGGGTCTTGCACACCCTCGAGGTCGAAAACCAGATATCGCTCGTTCAACTGCAGTTGCGGCGTGCCGAAAGCGCCCAGCGCGGCTACCTGGCGACGCTGCGGCCGGATTTTCAGGCGGATTTCGAGCAGGCGATGACCGCACTGGCCCCTGCGCTGACGCGGCTGAGCCAGCTCATCAGCGACAATCCGGTCCAACGGCGGCTCATCAACGAGATGATGCCACTCTACGACCAGCGGGTTGAGGAATTCCGTACGACCATGGAACTGGCCCGGTCGCAGCGCATGAGCGATGCTGCCAAGATCGTGCGCGAGGGCATCGGCCGCGACACCATGAAACATATCGAGGATCTCGCGGTGCGGATGCGGACCGAAGAAGATCGTCTGTTTGTGGAGCGCACGACCAACGCCGACCACAGCCAGACGCTGGCGGCTTCGATCACCGGCATCGGCTCGGGTCTCGTCGTCGTGCTGGCCGGTATTGCGATCTTCCTGGTGCGGCGCTCGTCGCACGCGCGCGACCAGGCCGACGCCAGGCTACGCGACAGCCATCTCAACCTCGAAGCCACGATCGACGAGCGCACCGCGGACCTGCGCGAGGCCAATGACGAGATTCAACGCTTCGCCTACATCGTCAGCCACGATCTGCGCTCGCCGCTGGTGAACATCATGGGCTTCACCAGCGAGCTGGAGGAATTGCGCGGCGATATTTTCAGACGGATCGCAGCGCTTTCCCGCGCGCAATCTGAAGCTCCACCCGCGCCGGAAAACGCCACCGATACCGCCGAACCCGTGCTCGAGGGTTCCGACAAGCAGCTCTCGGAAGATTTCTCCGAGGCGCTCGGCTTCATCAAATCGTCGATCAGCAAGATGGACCGGCTGATATCGGCGATCCTCAACCTCACCCGCGAGGGACGTCGCGAATTCGAGCCGGTCTGGATCGATACCAGGGAGCTAATCGAAGCCATTGTGACGACGGTGGCGCATCAGGCCGCGGAAGCCCAGGCCGAGATCCGCATCGACGCGCTGCCGAATATCGTCAGCGACCGCCTTGCACTGGAGCAGATATTCTCCAATCTGATCGACAATGCACTCAAATACCTCAAGACCGGGGTCCCCGGCGAAATCTCGGTGCGAGGTCGCACCAAGCTCGGCTTTGCGATTTTCGAGATATCGGACAATGGGCGCGGCATCGACCCCAAGGATCATCAGCGCATTTTCGATCTGTTCCGCCGCGCCGGAACCCAGGATAAGCCGGGACAAGGCATCGGGCTTGCCCACGTACGCGCCTTGGTGCGTCGGCTGGGAGGAACCATGTCGGTCGCCTCGGAACTCAACCAGGGCAGCACGTTCACGATTACGCTGCCTATTAATTGGTCTGCCAACCGGAACACACGGCCATGA